TGATGTTGAACTTTTAAATAAGTGTGTTATGGATAATCAGCAGCAATCATTAAAAGAGGAAACATTAAGAAAGCGGAAGTTTGCTTTGGTGTTGCCTGTTATAGTTTTCCCCTTTGCGACATTGTTATTTTGGGGCCTCGGTGGTGGTAAGGGTACAGCCGCACCCATTGTACAAACAAAGGATGCCTTTAATTATCAGTTACCGGCTCCGGTGCTACCTGACGATTCACGGATGAATAAGATGGACTTTTACGAAAAGGCCGCTAGGGATTCTGCCAAATGGAGAGATATTGCTCGCCGTGATCCTTACTATGATTCAAAAGCTGGTAAGGATACAGGAAAAGGGGAAAGTGAGGACATGGATTTTCACTCTTTTATGGAGGTAGAGAAGGCCAATAAACAAAGGAAGCCCGGCGCGGTAGAATCTCCTTACTCTTCCGGTGAGGCTGATGATAATGTACGAAAAGTAAACAAGAAGTTGGCAGAGCTGGACAGGGAACTGAATAAGACAACGGCTCCTGTGCCTGGGAAAGTGGATCATGCCTTTCCGGGCAATAACCTTACTGATACTTCCAACATCAACCCTGAAGTCGCGCAACTGGAGAAAATCATGCAGGCCATGCAGGGTGGTACCCCTGAAGATTCGGAGATGGCGAAGATCGATGGTATGCTCGATAAAATACTGGATATCCAGTACCCTTCCCGGATGCAGGACAAATTGAAGAAAGTTTCTGCTGAGCATAAACAACAGGTATATCCTGTATCATCGATGAACCGTGACCTTATTCCAGTGTCTAGCTTACAGCCGGTTCAATCAGTATCTTCTTTACGTACAGATACTATTTTATCCCTGCATCAGGTTTCCAATGGTTTTTACTCCCTGGATGATCCGCTGATAGAAACGAATGAAGACAATGCTGTTGAAGCGGAGGTAGCGGAAACACAGACGCTGGTTTCTGGCGCCACCCTGAAGCTCCGGCTGATACGTGATGTTTATATCGCAGGGCGCCTGGTACCCAAAGATACTTATGTTAATGGCGCTGTATCTATCAACGGGGAGCGCCTTCAGGTTGAAATCAATTCCATCAGATTATCAAATTCTATTCTGCCGGTCGCAGTATCTGCATACGACATGGATGGTATGGTGGGCATCTATATCCCCGGAGCAATTGCCAGGGACGTGTCAAAAAACTCCGCTGATCAAGCAATACAGAGTCTCGGTATGATGTCAATGGACCCTTCGCTGGGTGCCCAGGCTGCGAGTGCCGGTATTGAAACCGCAAAAACCTTACTTAGCCGGAAAGTAAAGCTCATTAAGGTAACTGTAAAAGCTGGATATCAAGTTTTGCTGAAAAACAGGCAAAGCTGACAGATTATTTTCTCATGATTAAATTCCTAAAAGATGACGTTGAAATGTGCTGTATGGATGGCAGGTATTGCCTGCCTATTAGGAAACATGACTGCTAGGGCGCAGGAATATGATGAATTGGCCCCGTTAAATTTGCGGGTGTCGTTTCAGAAAACAACGAACCTCATTTTTCCGTATGCTGTCGCCAGTGTGGACAGAGGGAGCCGCGACATACTGGTTCAAAAGGCAAAGGGTGTTCGTAATATCCTCCAGGTAAAAGCTGGTAAGGAGTATTTTTCTGAAACAAACCTTAGTGTCGTGACGGAGGACGGGCGTTTTTATTCGTTTGTTGTGCGTTATGATAGTTTCCCTCACGTGTTGAACTTACAATTCGGTAAAAAACTGGATACTGATCTGTATGGTGGTCCAGTTCAGCTTTCCAATGATTCCCTGAATGCTGCTGAGCTGCACCGGACGGCGGAACTTGTGCGTATCAGTAAGCGGCATCAATGGAGAACTACCGATGAAAAATATAGTATGCGCCTCCGCTTGAATGCAATCT
The genomic region above belongs to Chitinophaga sp. 180180018-3 and contains:
- the traM gene encoding conjugative transposon protein TraM, which produces MDNQQQSLKEETLRKRKFALVLPVIVFPFATLLFWGLGGGKGTAAPIVQTKDAFNYQLPAPVLPDDSRMNKMDFYEKAARDSAKWRDIARRDPYYDSKAGKDTGKGESEDMDFHSFMEVEKANKQRKPGAVESPYSSGEADDNVRKVNKKLAELDRELNKTTAPVPGKVDHAFPGNNLTDTSNINPEVAQLEKIMQAMQGGTPEDSEMAKIDGMLDKILDIQYPSRMQDKLKKVSAEHKQQVYPVSSMNRDLIPVSSLQPVQSVSSLRTDTILSLHQVSNGFYSLDDPLIETNEDNAVEAEVAETQTLVSGATLKLRLIRDVYIAGRLVPKDTYVNGAVSINGERLQVEINSIRLSNSILPVAVSAYDMDGMVGIYIPGAIARDVSKNSADQAIQSLGMMSMDPSLGAQAASAGIETAKTLLSRKVKLIKVTVKAGYQVLLKNRQS
- the traN gene encoding conjugative transposon protein TraN, translating into MTLKCAVWMAGIACLLGNMTARAQEYDELAPLNLRVSFQKTTNLIFPYAVASVDRGSRDILVQKAKGVRNILQVKAGKEYFSETNLSVVTEDGRFYSFVVRYDSFPHVLNLQFGKKLDTDLYGGPVQLSNDSLNAAELHRTAELVRISKRHQWRTTDEKYSMRLRLNAIYIRNDHFYFQVSLKNSSAINYYPDQIKFFIRDKRVARRTAHQEKIIPPKLILGPSEVISANSESAMVFVLPKFTIPDRKNLYLYVTEKDGGRHLKIRIKNRQLVKAQAI